The Paraburkholderia megapolitana genomic sequence CGGTCTCAACGAGCTGCTGCGAGGCGATTGATGGCACGCGCCAACAAGACCGTCGTCTATGGCATCCCGAACTGCGACACCGTGAAGAAAGCGCGTGTCTGGCTGGAAGAGCACGGCATCGAGTTCGAGTTTCACGACTTCAAGAAGGCCGGCGTCACGGCGCCGCTCGTGCAGGACTGGCTCAAGGATGTGTCGCTCGACGCGCTGCTGAACCGCCGCGGCACGACCTGGCGCGGTCTGTCCGACGACATGAAAGCCGCAGCCGATAACCAGGCCGGTGCGATCGCGTTGATGATCCACAAGCCTTCGGTCATCAAGCGGCCGGTCGTGGTCGTGAATGGTCGGGTCAAGACGCTCGGTTTTTCGGCGGAAGAATACGCAACGCTGTTCGCTTGACGTTGACCTCGCTGACCTCGCGGATCTGCGCAAGCAGCCGCCGCGTTGAGTGACTCACGTAGTAGCCGGCCTATGGGCCGGCGTTTTTTCATTTGCATCTGAATCTGGTGGATACCCAATCCATGTCCGGCACCCTCGCCCTTACCGAACAGCTGATCGCGCGCGCCTCCGTCACGCCCGACGATCAGCACTGCCAGCGCATCCTCACCGAGCGTCTGTCCACGCTCGGCTTCGATTGCGAAACAATCGAATCGCACGGCGTGACCAATCTGTGGGCCGTCAAACGCGGCACCTCGAGCGGCGACGGCAAGCTGCTGGTTTTTGCAGGCCACACCGACGTCGTGCCGACTGGTCCGCTCGAACAATGGACCTCGCCGCCGTTCGAGCCGACGCATCGCGACGGCAAGTTGTACGGCCGCGGCGCAGCGGACATGAAGACTTCGCTGGCCGCTTTCGTCGTCGCCAGCGAGGAGTTCGTCGCGGCACACGCGGCGCATCGCGGGTCGATTGCGTTTCTGATCACGAGCGACGAAGAAGGCCCCGCCACCGACGGCACCATCAAGGTCGTCCAGGCGCTCAAGGAACGCGGTGAACGGCTCGACTATTGCATCGTCGGCGAACCCACATCGAGCGCGACGCTCGGCGACATGGTGAAGAACGGCCGGCGCGGCTCGATGTCGGGCAAGCTGATCGTGAAAGGCATCCAGGGGCACATTGCCTATCCGCATCTCGCGAAGAATCCGCTGCATGTGCTCGCCCCCGCGCTTGCGGAACTGGTAGCCGAGCGCTGGGACGACGGCAACGAATACTTCCCGCCCACCACGTGGCAGGTATCGAACCTGCATAGCGGTACCGGCGCCAGCAACGTGATCCCGGGGCATGCGGACCTGCTGTTCAACTTCCGCTTCTCGACGGCCAGCACGGTGGAAGGACTGCAAAAACGTGTCCACGCGATTCTCGACCGCCATGGTCTCGAATACGACCTGCAATGGAGTGTCAGCGGCCTGCCGTTCCTCACGCCGCGCGGCGATCTGTCGGAAGCGCTCGCGCGTGCGATCGTCGACGAAACCGGCGTCACCACCGAACTCTCCACCACCGGCGGCACATCCGACGGCCGCTTCATCGCGCAGATCTGCGAGCAGGTCGTCGAGTTCGGGCCGCCCAATGGCAGCATTCACAAGATCGACGAGCATATCGACGTCGCCTTCATCGAGCCGCTGAAAAACGTGTATCGCCGCGTGCTCGAACAACTGGTCGCCTGACCGAGGACCCTGCAGCAATGACGCACCCGTTTTCCACTGTCCGCGATCTGCTGCGTTTCGCCGTATCGCGTTTCAACCAGGCCGGGCTCGCGTTCGGTCACGGCTCGGCCAACGCCTACGATGAAGCGGCCTACCTCGTGCTGCACACGCTGCATCTGCCGCTCGATCTGCTCGATCCGTTTCTCGACGCGCGCCTCGCGCCCGCCGAAATCGATGCGGTGCTGAACGTGATCGAACGGCGCGCAACCGATCGCATCCCCGCTGCGTATCTCACGAAGGAAGCGTGGATGCACGGCTATCGCTTCTACGTCGACGAACGCGTGATCGTGCCGCGCTCGTTTATCGGCGAGTTGCTCGAGGATGGGTTGCAGCCATACGTAGCCGATCCGGAACAGGTCGGCGCCGTGCTCGAGCTGTGCACCGGTTCTGGCTGCCTCGCGATCCTCGCGGCGCACGCGTTTCCGAACGCGGACATCGACGCGGTCGATC encodes the following:
- a CDS encoding ArsC family reductase; the encoded protein is MARANKTVVYGIPNCDTVKKARVWLEEHGIEFEFHDFKKAGVTAPLVQDWLKDVSLDALLNRRGTTWRGLSDDMKAAADNQAGAIALMIHKPSVIKRPVVVVNGRVKTLGFSAEEYATLFA
- the dapE gene encoding succinyl-diaminopimelate desuccinylase, whose amino-acid sequence is MSGTLALTEQLIARASVTPDDQHCQRILTERLSTLGFDCETIESHGVTNLWAVKRGTSSGDGKLLVFAGHTDVVPTGPLEQWTSPPFEPTHRDGKLYGRGAADMKTSLAAFVVASEEFVAAHAAHRGSIAFLITSDEEGPATDGTIKVVQALKERGERLDYCIVGEPTSSATLGDMVKNGRRGSMSGKLIVKGIQGHIAYPHLAKNPLHVLAPALAELVAERWDDGNEYFPPTTWQVSNLHSGTGASNVIPGHADLLFNFRFSTASTVEGLQKRVHAILDRHGLEYDLQWSVSGLPFLTPRGDLSEALARAIVDETGVTTELSTTGGTSDGRFIAQICEQVVEFGPPNGSIHKIDEHIDVAFIEPLKNVYRRVLEQLVA
- the prmB gene encoding 50S ribosomal protein L3 N(5)-glutamine methyltransferase; this encodes MTHPFSTVRDLLRFAVSRFNQAGLAFGHGSANAYDEAAYLVLHTLHLPLDLLDPFLDARLAPAEIDAVLNVIERRATDRIPAAYLTKEAWMHGYRFYVDERVIVPRSFIGELLEDGLQPYVADPEQVGAVLELCTGSGCLAILAAHAFPNADIDAVDLSAPALEVAARNVHEYELDEQIVLFEGDLYAPLPERRYDVIITNPPYVNAQSMQLLPPEYRHEPEMALAGGADGMDLVRRIIGAAREWLTDEGVLVVEIGNEREHVEAAFGGLDLVWLTTSAGDNNVFLIQAADLPV